Genomic DNA from Salinibacter pepae:
CCACACTCGTCACGAAGACATCGAGCTTTCGAGTGGCGTTGTCCGACAGTTTCATCGGGACCTGTTCAAATACACCAGCAGACGCGGTGGGGACTGGAAGTCGGCCGGTAACGACATCATCGAACAGCATCCGGACGGCAGGGAGGTGGTCCGGTTCAAAACCGTGTCGCCACACCGAACGCCCGACTACATGAAGACGCTTCACGACCGGTTTGGTCGGGCCTGGGCGGAGAAAGAGGTGGATTCACTGCTGCTCATTGCAGCGTATGTTCTGGACTTTCTGTGCATCCATCCCTTTCGAGATGGCAATGGCCGGATGGCCCGACTTCTGACACTTCTGCTCCTTTACAGGGCCGATTACGGGGTAGGGCAGTACATCAGTGTGGAAAAGCTCGTTGAGGACAGCCGGGAAAGTTACTATGACACGCTGCATCGCTCGTCCCAGGGGTGGCACGAGGGAAACCACAATCTTCGGCCCTGGACGGACTATTTTCTCGGAACGCTCCTAGCGGCCTACGAAGAGTTTGAGGATCGGGTCGGCGAACTTCGCACCCAGCGGGGGGCGAAGACGCAGCGGATTCTCGATGCGGTCAAGGAGCTGCCCGACGGATTCAAGACGCGGGACGTAGAAGAGCTCTGTCCCAGCGTGAGCCGATCGCTCATTCGGAAGGTGTTCAACGAACTCAAGGAGCAGAGGAGGATCAAAGCCGAAGGCAGAGGACCTGCTGCCGTTTGGCGCAAGATCGGGGAGTACGGATAGGCATCCACTTCGAGAGGGCAAGCAGTTCGTGTCCTGGGGACTACTTGCCCAGCATCTCCACGAGGTCGAGGGGATGATAGGGCGTGAGGGTCGTCGATACAAAATCCGACTCGTTTCGAGTTGCAATTGCAGAAGCGCTGGCTGATGTCCCAGCAGCAGCAAGGTAACTGTCTTCAAAGTCATCGGTCCCAGGATTCTGAAGCGCCGTTCGTAGGGGTGAGCGTCCCATGGGAGCGAATCGCATCACGTCTGCCAGAAGGTCGAAGAGTGGGCGCGGATCGGTGTCTTCCCGCTCATGGGCCACGTACCAGCAGGTCGCGATTGATGTGGGTGCGACGAGACCATCGATGGTGTCGCGCTCGGCCGCAGCAATCAGCCGGACAGCCGTGCCGTGATAGGAACGGGACACAACGGCGGCATCGATGAGCACATTCGTGTCAAGTAGGACTGTCATGTCAACCCGGTCAGGTATCGGAGGCGAGGAGCATTCGGGCTACTTGTGTTTCTCGTGCATCGCGTCGACCCAGGCCTCCGTATCCTCATCAAGGTCAAGGTCCGTCTTCGCCGGACCGAGAGCGTCGACCATCTGTCGAGTGCGAGGCGGGAGATCGTCAGGAACGGCATTTTTACCGGATGCCGATTCCGCTCTGGAGTCGCCTCCGCTTGGATCGTGGAGCAAGAGTCGGAAGTAGTCTTCTACGATCTTGGAGACGGAGGTCCCCCGCTCTTCAGCTAACTGCTTGGCACGTTCCTTCAAACCGTCGTCGAGACGAAGAGTAAGCTTTGACTTCATTACTAGTTCTACCGGTATACGTCAACAAGTGCGCTTTTGTGACGTGCACCAGTTGCTTCGTTCTCTGTTCCTTCATCTGGGGCCCGTTCGGTGCTGCCGGGGTTCTGATTTCGGGGACAGCTCCAGCCGATCGTACGGGAATGAGTAACCGCTGGACCGAAGCGAACGTCCGCAGCTTGGCTCGCCTTCTGCAGAAGGGCCTCCGTAGGGTCCTCGCCCGATTTGCTGGTTTCGCTCAAAGCACCACGCCCTCCCGCCGAGCTGCCCGAGGCAAAGGGCGGTCGCGTTCAAAATTCTCCTCGCTGAGGTGAAGAGGAGAAAGGGCCACGCCGTACTCGCTGGCAAGACGGATCACCAATTGGCTGGTGCGTTGGGCCTCCTCGTCTGGGTAAACCTTTCCACCAAGTACAATCATGAGGTCCACGTCGCTATCGGGACGGGCTTCCCCCCGGGCCTGAGAGCCATAGACAATGAGTTTTTTTAGCCGATCGCCATAGATCTCTCCAAGAGCAGACTCTGCATCTGAAAGTGCCCTTCGGACCGGAGTAGAGAAGGGTGAGGAAGTAGGCATCAAGGAACAGACGACGATGATTTTCAACGCGTATACGTTCACGAATTGAACCGATTGGCGTTCTCAACCTACAGTATCGGGAGAGCGCGAGAGGGCTTGGGAGCCGATTGCTTCGAGGAATCCCGGCTCTATGAAGCTGTTGCTCACGGAGTTGTCGCTCCTCCGGTGGTACCAACCTGTCGATTTCGAACCTGTCGGTCCCGAACCTGTCGGTTCGGAGACTCTCTCGCGGGACACAGTCGAAGTCAAATAGTCGAATCCAATTGAGGTGCGCCCGAAAAGTTGGACTGGTGGGACGACTAAGAGAATGAGGTTGGATCGCAGCCTGCTTAGTTTCACCGCAAACCAACCAATCCAACGATACGCGCCATGGGTAATCGGACCTACAGCCGGAGAGTTCAAGCTTCAGGTTGTTCTTGAGGCGCTCCAGTCAGATGGAACCGACGCGGAGGTTGCCCGAGCCTACGACATCCATCCAGTGGCGCACGATGTCCGCCTCAGAGAAACCACGCGAGGCAGTGACAATCGTTGTCACCACGTAGTGACAAAAGTGGTGACAATGGGGCAGGGGTATTCTCTGAAAACCGCCGCTCTTCTTCGATGAGAAGTGTTTCTCGAAGGGGGGCTACGTCGTGCAAGACCTGCCGATCAGGGATCTTACCCAGTCAGGAATCTCATTCCCTGGGGTTTTCGATTGCTCTGCGTGCCACTTTGGGGAACTGAGACACGTCGCTGACGAGATCTTCTGCGGCCTGGATCTCGAAGACGAAAAACGCGTCGTAGTCGGCTCGATTGCGATCTGTCTCAGCCTGGGTGAGGACTTCTCTGATCCCTTCTGAGGTACGACCAGTTCGAACAAAGTGATGACTGAAGCGAGACAGAATCTCTGCGTAGGAGGTGTGCTCGTCTCCTTTAATCAGAAGGGTTCAGTTAGCGCTTCTACACGTGGTCAAGGGGCTTTCTTGGACGAGGATCATGACGGCGAGTCTGCTTCTGAGCAAGCTTGATGGTCAACTGGGCAGCGCAACCCGAGGCGGGAAGGAGCGAGCCTGGACGGCTTCTCGCTTGTCCTTCTTCTCCCAAACGCCTGTTTGATCCCTGTCGTGTCGGCGCATCTGAGGACCAGGTAGCGGGAGGGAGGCCGCCCCATCGGCGCAGCCCTAGAGACACAGCCGACAGGAAGGCCCTCTGTCCTACCGGTCGGAGATCAGCCGCTCGTCGACCGGAAACGGCTCGGCCTGGCCGATCTCGATGTTGTCGAAGGCCTCATGCAGAGGATTGAGGAGATAGTTGTAGCTGTAGGGCACCGCGACAGAGGGAACCCTGAGAACCGCCGACTCCTCGCGGGAGACCCACCGATCACCGACACGTTGCGACCGAGAGGAAGGAGGATGCCGGTCCCACCCGTCCGGCAGGTCCTCCGCTTCTAGCTTGGAGAGTTGTCCCTGTGGGATCCCCACCCGAAAGAACACGTAGCGCCGGAGCTGATCGTAGCGTTCCAATCCGGTCATCGTCTCGACGAGCGCCAGCGGCAGGCTCTCGGCAGTGTACACGACAGATATCCCCGGACTGTTGAACCGCCCCCCGTATTGGCGCGCTCCCTCTCCGCTGAAGGCCGACCCCGAATACTGCTCCTTCGTGAGGCGCCAAACCGTCAGATCAGCCATCCGTCAATACCAGCCGCTGGCGGAGGCAAGGCGAACTAGAGAAGACAAGGACCTAGGTCGGAACCCCGTGTTCGATGCGGCCAAGAAGGCGTTCGACCTCCCGGGCGCCCGGCTCCAGCCGGGCAATCTCAAGGGGAACCTCTCCGCCCAGGCGCATCTGCGGGCGTTTCAGCCAGGAGCGGGCCTCCTCTTCACTCTCGAAAACACTGGTGGACTTCCGGAAAAGGCGCGCGATGCGGTAGAGGCGCTCAGATTCAACTGGGGTGAGGCTGCCGCTTTCGCCGCGGCGCTTCAAGGTGCGAGGCGAGATGCCGAGAAGGGTGGCCATCTCCTCGGTGTCAACCCCGAGTCGCTCTTGGATCTCGCCTATGAGCCTCGCAGGAAGGCCCTCATCGATTGATTCGAGCAAGCCGGAGAGGCCTGCGGCCTGGAGGTCTTCAAACGACTCAACGGGGCGGGGCGGGGTCGAAGGAGTGGGCATTGGGAGGAGGACAGGCTTGCAGTTTGTCATCGATCAGGCGACATGTTGTCTTCATGCTGGCCTGTTCCTTACAAGAGGGAGGAAGGCAGTGTTGCAGTCGCTCCTGCCTGCAGCCCGAAAACTGGAGGCCTCTGGGCTGGTCATTCTCAGAACGGCTTGTCCTATAGGTGTATCCTGTAGTATCGGGAGAGCGCGAGAGGGCAATAGGACTCCCGGCTTCAGCCGGCCTGCAGGGGACCCCTCTCGCAAAACATAATCGAAGTTTGTACATCGGAGCAGGTGCAGCCAGCTAAAGCTAAGCGGCTGTATTGTCTTACTGGTAGGGTCAGCCCGAACCGTTCTGGGTAGCAGGTAGCACCTGTGGCGTCCAAGAACGCTTGGAGCTGTTGCTCCGGAAGAGCCGGGTAAGACCTGAATGGGCGATGTGTCATCGCCAGTGTACCCGCGGGCACCGCTCGCCCGATGGTAGAATCTCTCGCGAAGCGACAGCCGGATTAGCCGGAGGAGAAGTCAATCTGCTGCTCCCTCGTCGTGAGAGCTGTCCCCCCTAGCATAGCGAAGGTCCTCCGCCAGTTCGTCGGGGCCGTAGTGCCGCTCGACACCTCGCTCGCCCAGCAGCCGGCCAAACGCATGCTTACTCATTTCGGCGAACTCACGGGCCTTTCCAAAAGAGAGCATGTCTTCACGGTACAGAGAGATGGCCAACTCGCGCTGGAGCTCTTCTTTTTTCCGGCCCTCGGGTAGGGCCAGTGCGTCGGCGACCGAACGAGGAATCGAGAGCTGAACGTCCTTTGAGGGAGTCACTACTCAAGGGTTGTAAGGGGGATCAAGAGTTGTAGGGAAAATCTCTTTTCTGAACGGGGCTGGTCGAAGCTGGTTCTGTACCCAAAAACCGGGCAATTTACCGCTTTTGCTCTCCAGTGGTCTTGCCCCGCCACCTCGGTGGGCCGCCATCGGACGTGTTCTGTGTGGCATCGTTCTGTGCGCGGAAGAATTCTTACAGGATCATGCCCAAGACTTACGGTAGAATGTGCTTCTGCGCGGTAGAGAACGCTTCCACATAAGAGAACGCTTCCACATACAGATGGGATCGGTCGCCACGACGAAGTCAGTGAACATGCCGCCGACGTCGACCCCCACCCCAGAAGGGCCGTCTGTATCGGAGGCGCCGGAAGCAGGCATCGGGGATGCAGGAATGATGCGGTGGCGTGGGGATGCTCAAAAGACGGAGGGCCCCGACACAATCACCCGCCGTGCGCCGCCGAGCTTGTGGCTGCGCCTGTGGAATTCCCTGCGTGCCGGGGCGCTCGACCTTCGCCTCAAAGAAACCACACGGGGTAGTGACAATTGTTGTCACCACGTAGTGACAATAGTAGTGACAATAGGAGCGACCGGTCGTCTTTCCCCCTCAATTCTCCCCCTCCCATGAAGTCGTTTGAAGAGAGGGGCCTTCCTGCCCTACAGTCCCAGGTCCACCAGGCCACTGGCGTGCAGAGCTCTTCCGGCCAGGCACGTGCGTCTGCACATGCGTTTTGGAGGGGCCCGCCAGCGTGAGACGAAGCTGCCAGCATGAGACGCGTTTTTGGTGGCGCTGCCTCACCACTGGCGACGAGCCCCAAATGGCAGCCAGCGCAGCGACTGCGGCCTGATATGCGGTGCCTGAGAGGCATGACCGTAGGGCCAAGAGCCTTTCTGGCGGGTGGAACCGCGGCACAGAAAGCGAGATGATAAGCCGCCGGCCTGACGTCCTAGGCCTGGCCGGTTCTGTGGCCGTCGCAGGCCAGAGGGATAGGAGGAGCCCGGAGGCCCGGCGAGCCCAGCTGAGGCTTGTGGCACAGTGCCGAGTGCAGTCCGGTAGGGGCTGGACAAACGCAAGAACGGCCCGTCTTGGACGTGGCCCCGGGAAGACGTCTTGGCTCTCGGCGGGAGAAAAGAAGAGATCAGAAGCGCCAATGTACCTGTTGTCCAAACTGCGGCTGCGCCCCAGACGATTGCCGGCGCAGACAGCACACTAGAGGTCCAAAACATGCGGGGAGGGTGAGGGTGCAGTTCAAATCGAATAGCGCTCAGGCCGGGCGGGATTGGAAGCGGCCGCCAGGTGGGATACCACCAGAAGAGATACCACCAGGTGGACTGATACCAGAAAGGATGTCATCAGGAGGGATATCCTGCGTTCTCGCTCGCCTGCGACGATTACTGTCTCACGTGTACTGCCTCACGCATGCGGCGGCTCTGCTGCGCTAACCATGCAGGGTGATCGTGCAAGGTAAGCATGCAAGGTGAGCCTATAAGGTGAGCCTACAAGGTGATTACCTGTGAGTCGCTGCGTCTTGACCAGCGCGGTTGCCGCTCGCCGTTTCCAGCCGGCCCTGATTTTCGGCGCGTGCGGTGGGCTGGGGTGCCCTGCTGCCAGGGCAGCTCCGTCAAGAAAGCCGAAACGAGCTTGCTCCGACGGCCGCGTGCCATGGCAGACGGGCAGGAAGAGGAAAGCAGCGCCGCCTGCCGTGACCGACGGCCTCTGTGACTGACGGCCTCTATGGCCCCTGGCCCTGCCCCAATCGGTCGGGACCGGCTGGTAAGGTTTGGAGCATCCGGCGATGCGCTGCTTTCTGCGGGCCCAGTATGCCAAAAAGGCAACCTTAATATGCCACGAGAGGGCGACTCCAGCATTGGAAGCCCTTTGACCTGCAGGTAGTACAAAAACAACTAGTCTCCACGCCTCGCAACTTCAAGACAGGGATGCCGCAGGCCCGGCAGCCGTGACGAAACTTTCCATCTTTAGGAAGAGCCGGCATGGGTCCCTCCAGATCACCGCATGGTGGCCCGTGTGATCCTTCCGCGTAGGCCAGGTTTTGAGACCTCCCCACGAGGAGGAAGCTTCGAGGGGAGCGGTCAGAGCTTCGACAGCCAGAGCTTCGGTAGTTGGAGCTTCTGGAAGTAGTGCAGATTACCTGCATCGGCCGCGTCGCCTTGACCCACTGCCCGTGGCCTGTTTGACAACTCAAGAGATCCGCGGGTGAGATTTGCGCCTACCCGAACATGGATTCGACCCATCGGGGTCTCTGCGCGGACACCTGCGAGGAATGGTCTGCTGGCAGTCGGTATCTGAACACGAGCGAGTCCTTTTAGCGGAGAGCTGGCCGTCCGGTCGACAAGTTTCTCGGCCGAGAGCCTTCGCTCGACAGGGAACCGACTGCCTAACAGGCACGCCCCCTGGCCCCAACGCCTCACTCGCCGTTTCTGAGGGGGAGCGGAGCACCGCCGCCCCGCCGGATGACCAGTTTGATGCCGTTGCCGTTCATCTCGGCGCTCACCGGCATGTTCGTCTGCAGGCTGTTCCCGCTCCCATTCTGCAGGACGTTCATGTCCAGCCCCTCGGTGGCGGTTTCCATCAAAAACCGGTTCTCACTGCCGGTCTGTAGCAGGTTCATTGCATTGCCGGAGCCGTTCAGGCGGATGCCCGCCGCGTTGTTGCTGCCGAACTGCGTGATGCTCGTCTGATTCTCGCTACCGCTGTGGACGGCCACCGCTCGGTTTCCCTGTCCTGGACCACTCGGACTGAACGTGCGGACGGCTCCAAAGACATTGGTTGCGGAGAGGTCCTCCTGCAGGCCGCCGTCGAAGACAGTGGGGACCACCCTGTCGTCGCCCTGTGTAATTACAATCTCGTTGTCGTTGCCCAGTTGGGACGCGGAGGCCTCGTTGCCGGTGCCAACCTGACGGATCCGGGCGTCGTTGCCGCTGCCATCCTGGAAGATGGCGGCGCTGTTGCCGTCGGTCGGCGTCAGGCCGGGCGCGCCCGCCGGAATTAGATCGGTCACGTCGCCGACGGCGTCTCCGACCTGCACGACGAGCACCTCTGACTGGGAGGCGCCCTTGACGTCGGGCGTGGTCTCCGCCCCGACCTGTTCCTCCACCTGGGCCGCCGCCGGACCCGCGGCCAGCACCCCAAGAGTCAACAGCAGGGTCGTGAGGAGCATGATCCCGGAACGAAGCGGATCGAAGGAGGGGCGGTGCCGACGCATGATGTCAGAAGGGGATGATGAGAATGTGTGCGCGTCTACCGCCGACGAAGGCGACGGTTAGGGGCTGGTCGTTACTCCTGGGTGATCGTCGCGGTGTTGCCGGAGCCGTTTTGGGTAGTTAATCGGGCGATGCGGGCGTCGTCGTTGTCGCCGTACTGGGCGATGGAGGTATCACTGTTCTAGCCTGCCGCGACGCCGACGGAAAGCAGGAAAGACAAGGTGGCCATCAGGGCCTGCAGGACAATCGAGACCGACAGAGAAAAGAACATGGCGTCTGGTCAGTTGTGAGCCGGATTTGAGAAAGACCCTTTTCAACAGCTGTGAGGGGCGGACTCGAACCGCCAGCGATCTGGTTAACAGCCAGACATTCTGCCGTTGAATTACCCCACAGGGTTGCACCAGGGGCGTGGGCCCCGGTGCTGATATCGTAGAAGTGAAGTCGAGTTACTGCTGGGTGACGGTAGTCGTGCTCGCGCCGTTCTGATCGACGTTCGCGATATCGCCACTCCCGAACTGGTCAATGTCGGCGAAGGCACCGCCAGCCTGCTCCACTCTCGACAGGTTGTTGTTCCCCAACTGGTCGAGGAGAAGCTCAGCGCCCTCTCCCTGCAAAGTTACATCGCGGGTGCTTCCGAAGCCCTGAAGCTCGTTGCCGTTACCATCCTGGACGATGTTGGCCATGGCGTTGTCGCCCTGATCGAGACGGACAACGTTGCTGTTGCCATCCTGGTCAGCGGTGAGTGAAGCGCCGTCCTCCTGGTCGACAGCACGGGCTCCATTCCGGCCAATTACTTTATTCGCGTTACCGTCCTGGTCAACGTCAGCCGTGGCAGGACCGTACTCGTCACGAGCACCTCCATTCTGATCCAAGCGCGCGATGTTGTTTCGGCCATTCTGGTAAAGGTCGGCAACTGCCCCATTTCCAGGAGAGCCGCCCGTTTGCGTGAGTACACCAATGTTTCCACGTCCATTCTGGGTCGCATCCGCATCCATACTGAAGGTACCAGTCTGGCTCACGGTAGCTCGGTTGTCCGCCCCTGTCTGGTTGACATCAGCATCGGAACCAGTTGTGCTCTGCTGGGTCACGTCAGCGCTATTCAAAACACCATCAGCGCCTCCCACATTGGTCTGATTGACCACAGCATCGACGCTAGCGACATCAAGCTGATCGACCTCCGCGAAGTTGTTGCCTGCCTGCGTCACATCTGCGTCAGCGTCAAGGTTTCTCGACAGCGACTGCGTGACAGTCGCCTCAGTCCCACCCAGGGTTTGTGTTACAGTGGCAGTGGCAACCCCGTCGCCTGCAGTCTGACCAATAGTAGCGCTGTTGCTACCGCCGGACTGCATCACGGTAGCGTCGATGTCAGCGCTACCATTGTTGGTCTGCGTAACGTCTGCAGTGCTGTTATCTCCATCTTGCGTGACATCAGACTCACTCTGCTGTGCGAACGCCATCCCCGCCGAAAAGACGAGGGTGAGCGCAAAGGTGGTCGTGATCTTAGCAAAGTATCTCATGGATCGAGAAAAATTAGTTTTAGGAAGACAAATTTGGGAGCACGCCCGGAGGATCCGGCGGATCGTCCCGATTCTTCGCTCACCCAACTAAGGGGCGGGCCGTTTTCCCAGCTTCGTACGCAAGTCACAAGCACCCTGCGTTTCTGGAAGAACAAATCCGATAAAAAGAGACCGTGAGTACTAAATATCAGGCTCACGGACAGTCATCTTGAAGATGATCAATGGGGGGCGACAAAAATCCCGGTTTGGGGCCCTTGAAGGCGGATTTTGGGGTGCAGAGACCGCCAACGAGTCCTTCACTGAGAAGGGAATTGCGGCCGCTGTGAGCGAATTTCGTCGGATCCCCTGTTTGATATCTAAATCCGCTGGAGCACCAATTTGACAAGTAGATTTTCCATCGGATCGTGTATGTGAGGCTGGGCAAGGGGCGGTTCAGACTGCAGTAGGAGACTGGTTTAAGAGCCCGGAAGATTACATGCTCCAGAAGAACATACCTCATCCGTCGCTCTACCCCTAGATGCCTGTGTTGCCTGTAGTGCTCTCGATTCGGTACGGATGTGCTCTACCGACCACTGACCGTTCGTAGAGAGGACTCGGAGGCAGGCACACGCGCTCCGACAGCACCATTTGCTCTGGACCCTCCTCGAGGAGCTGATCCAGACGAATTCGGGGGATCGTCATCGGTCGCCGGGCGGGCGATAGTGGCACCACTCTGTTCGAGACGGAAGGACCCGTTGCGGAACGATCGGGCGGAGCCTGTGCAACACTAGGGTTTGCCGGGGGGCTCCACGCTGTCCGGATCCTTGCAGCGGGGCCCCAGAGTCGACCCGGCGACGGTTGGGCTACTCGGCTTCCCGAGACGGTACGAAAGATGTGGTTCGGGTACTGTGGAGCGACGATGAGAGGCCCCGACGAAGCGACGGTGGACCGACGGGGACGGTTCAAGAGGCCCCTATTCGAGAAGCGGCCAGAGAGGAGGCGTGCCGGGCTTGCGGCACGAGACCCGAGACAAAGAGATTAGGCCCACGTCATCGGGTGGGCCATTTTTGGGGTTGGGGGTGGGCCACTGGAAAGACGTGTACGGGCGTGGTCGGTGCGCCGGCGATCCGTCAATTCGAGCCGCTGGGTTCGATGAAGGTGTCCGAGACCTCCACCGACTGCGCGTCCGACCGAACATACTTCCGGAAGCCGCCGAGCTCGGCCTCCCCCTCCGCGAGGCTATCGCGCGCCGCCTCGAAC
This window encodes:
- a CDS encoding UPF0175 family protein; this translates as MTPSKDVQLSIPRSVADALALPEGRKKEELQRELAISLYREDMLSFGKAREFAEMSKHAFGRLLGERGVERHYGPDELAEDLRYARGDSSHDEGAAD
- a CDS encoding DUF6364 family protein; this translates as MKSKLTLRLDDGLKERAKQLAEERGTSVSKIVEDYFRLLLHDPSGGDSRAESASGKNAVPDDLPPRTRQMVDALGPAKTDLDLDEDTEAWVDAMHEKHK
- a CDS encoding nucleotidyltransferase domain-containing protein; translation: MNVYALKIIVVCSLMPTSSPFSTPVRRALSDAESALGEIYGDRLKKLIVYGSQARGEARPDSDVDLMIVLGGKVYPDEEAQRTSQLVIRLASEYGVALSPLHLSEENFERDRPLPRAARREGVVL
- a CDS encoding type II toxin-antitoxin system VapC family toxin; translated protein: MTVLLDTNVLIDAAVVSRSYHGTAVRLIAAAERDTIDGLVAPTSIATCWYVAHEREDTDPRPLFDLLADVMRFAPMGRSPLRTALQNPGTDDFEDSYLAAAGTSASASAIATRNESDFVSTTLTPYHPLDLVEMLGK
- a CDS encoding Fic family protein — encoded protein: MKSFEERGLPALSLDHDLMRSVGRLHEYRGREQLYTQQARQSLDTLREVAVVRSAESSNRIEGVEAAPERIKKLMDESAAPETRSEQAIAGYRDVLNTIHTRHEDIELSSGVVRQFHRDLFKYTSRRGGDWKSAGNDIIEQHPDGREVVRFKTVSPHRTPDYMKTLHDRFGRAWAEKEVDSLLLIAAYVLDFLCIHPFRDGNGRMARLLTLLLLYRADYGVGQYISVEKLVEDSRESYYDTLHRSSQGWHEGNHNLRPWTDYFLGTLLAAYEEFEDRVGELRTQRGAKTQRILDAVKELPDGFKTRDVEELCPSVSRSLIRKVFNELKEQRRIKAEGRGPAAVWRKIGEYG
- a CDS encoding RES family NAD+ phosphorylase; translated protein: MADLTVWRLTKEQYSGSAFSGEGARQYGGRFNSPGISVVYTAESLPLALVETMTGLERYDQLRRYVFFRVGIPQGQLSKLEAEDLPDGWDRHPPSSRSQRVGDRWVSREESAVLRVPSVAVPYSYNYLLNPLHEAFDNIEIGQAEPFPVDERLISDR
- the parS gene encoding type II RES/Xre toxin-antitoxin system antitoxin; protein product: MPTPSTPPRPVESFEDLQAAGLSGLLESIDEGLPARLIGEIQERLGVDTEEMATLLGISPRTLKRRGESGSLTPVESERLYRIARLFRKSTSVFESEEEARSWLKRPQMRLGGEVPLEIARLEPGAREVERLLGRIEHGVPT